TGCTGCCTCTCGGTGACCTACAGAAGGTGACGATTTTATGCCCACAAAGGTAAGAAATCTATGTATTTTATATCTAAAGTCCTTTAAGTTTCATGGGAACTGTGAAGCGGTCATACCTGTTTGGTGTGTTTGCTCTTGACTCATTTGTGATGAACTGCAGTCTTTTTATGATTGATCGTAATCCATACCCGATTCTTACTGCTGTTTCAAAATTGAACATTTTGTTCTCATCTAGGCGATTTTTAATGCTGCATTGTGCAATAGGGAGCGAAAACATGCACTGAAAGTTTTGTGACCAAGTTCCTGTCTGAGCAAACATGAAAACGTTTGATGTAGATTGCTATagttttaaaatcaaaacatgCGTATTTCCCTGACTAGCTGTTGAGTATAGGCccagaatttaatttaatttaacttattattattattagaattttttttttttttcagtttcaataCTGGAACATGTAAATTGTAGTTCAGCTCCATTTgaatccttttttattttatagactTCATAACATGTCTGTGATCTTGCTTTGCAGTTTGTTTGAATATAACTtgaataaaatctttaaaaatcaaatacaGTATGTTGTGTCTGTAAAAGAAGGCAATTCGATATTTTGTTCTCATTTCACCTTTCCAGGGCATTTCAGAAATGAGTGTTAATGTATGGTAACTGAACCATCACGATAATTGCCTAACAATGTGAGAGAACAAATAGATTCTGACTTACTGAGGCAGATGTTgagactgaaataaaaacaccaGCATTCCAATAGCATATGGATCtgatttatattgttttagaTATGACATATTTGTAACTAGTTGTCTTGTAAATTGTGTTGTTTACCCTGTTGCTTTCCAACTGAAATTCTTGCTACGTTGTGTAAATAGCATGTGAGTGCATTCTCTCGTTCTTGGCATACTGCACTTCCTTTGTTTGTTCGAGTACACTGAAAttataatgacaaaacaaaGATATAGAAAGCACAGCGATTTTTCTCCGCTCTCTCACCTCACATCATTCTGtagatttagaaaaaaaaacaaaaaatctgttgATTACACAGTTATTATTACACAGTAATTATTCtcaagaaatgtgttttttcttcCATAAGAAGGCTCTCATGCCAGAGCCACCTTCAGGAATGGTCGCTAGCCATACAAGTGCCCAAAATCAGAGGGATGAGTCAGAGGTTCAACAAATTAAGCGGTCCCAAGCAGCTCCCTTCTCATGGACCCCGGCTGAGGACTTGCATTTCATCACCACCACCTTTCAGCACCTACATACTTCAGGTATATATTATTTAGTATTCGAGGAACTGATATGCACTTCTTTCTTATGCTTCATATTTCTTGATTGCATCTCTCCAGCAACTATCAGGTCAAATTCCCTCCATTAGGTATAACTGGCCAATAAAAACCTAATCAGATTCTGAACAAACGTGtttagttaaaaacaaaaagacaatggaagtcaatgactCCCTCTTCATTTGAACAATCACTGAAGATTATGTCTAATACTGGATTCTATAAAAAAGTCATATACAGAGTcgtctttttatatttatgtatgttatGTTTTATGAAGAATAGATTATGACCAGGGTCCTAAAGTGACTACAGCAAGTTTATTTCTGTgctgataaattaaaaataaatattatttatatatatatatattatattatatattataaaaattattatttataatttaattagttttttttttttttctaaattaaaattattattattattattattggttctTAGAATAATCCTATGTAAAATACCCTTCAGAAGTTTGGGTttagtaagttttttttgttttgtttttgaaagaatctcTACTCACCAATACTGcagttatttgatcaaaatacaataaaaggaattatattgtgaaatatttgtacaatttaaaataattgttttctattgaaatatttttacaattcctgtgaattttcagcagccatttctccagtcttcagtgtcacatgatccttcagaaatgattctaaaattctgatttgttgctcaagaaatatctcttgttattatcaatgttagaaacagttgtgctgcttcatatttttgttacatatatgttttttttaatttaatatgtgcTTGTTGAATAAGGTATTATATAAAATCATACTGATCTCAGATGGTAGTGTATGTCATATTAATATAGTTTCTTTATGTTTTAGGATGGTACTGGGGTGGTATGACAGCCAGTGAGGCAAGGGATGCCCTAATCGGAGCATCAGAAGGGACTTTCCTTGTCCGTGACAGCAGCCATCCTCTCTACCTCTTCACCCTGTCCGTACAGACGTGGAGAGGCCCCACTAATGTTCGCATCGAATACGACAGCGGCCGATTCCGTCTCGATTCCAGTTTTCCAGCCCGATCTAGCCTGCTGT
The Onychostoma macrolepis isolate SWU-2019 chromosome 11, ASM1243209v1, whole genome shotgun sequence genome window above contains:
- the cishb gene encoding cytokine inducible SH2-containing protein b isoform X1; its protein translation is MPTKKALMPEPPSGMVASHTSAQNQRDESEVQQIKRSQAAPFSWTPAEDLHFITTTFQHLHTSGWYWGGMTASEARDALIGASEGTFLVRDSSHPLYLFTLSVQTWRGPTNVRIEYDSGRFRLDSSFPARSSLLSFSALPSLMQHYTSMSQEEERIAEEHHMVSKDNGILLKLRKPLYRPQAFPTLQHLTRLAINSHTDCHTQLPLPRPLMLYLHEYPFQV
- the cishb gene encoding cytokine inducible SH2-containing protein b isoform X2, with amino-acid sequence MPTKALMPEPPSGMVASHTSAQNQRDESEVQQIKRSQAAPFSWTPAEDLHFITTTFQHLHTSGWYWGGMTASEARDALIGASEGTFLVRDSSHPLYLFTLSVQTWRGPTNVRIEYDSGRFRLDSSFPARSSLLSFSALPSLMQHYTSMSQEEERIAEEHHMVSKDNGILLKLRKPLYRPQAFPTLQHLTRLAINSHTDCHTQLPLPRPLMLYLHEYPFQV